The DNA region ACCTCGTCGATATAGGTCAAGGCGCCGAATTCTTCGGCAGCGTCACAGATCGCGGCGATGGGGCCGAAGTCGCCGTCCATCGAGTAGATCGATTCGAAGGCGATCAGCTTGGGCGCGGCCGGGTCGTCGGCGGCCAGAAGCTCGCGCAGGTGGGCCACGTCGTTGTGGCGGAAGATGCGCTTTTCGCCACCGCCACGGCGCACGCCCTCGATCATCGAGGCGTGGTTCAGGGCGTCGGAATAGATGATGAGGCCGGGCAACAGCGTCCGCAGCGTCGAGAGCGTGGCATCATTGGCGATATAGGCGGAACCGAAGACCAGCGCGGCCTCCTTGCCGTGCAGGTCGGCCAGTTCGGCCTCGAGCGCCTTGTGATACAGCGTGGTGCCCGAGATGTTGCGCGTGCCGCCCGAACCCGCGCCGGTGGCATCCAGCGCTTCGTGCATGGCCGAAAGCACCACCGGGTGCTGGCCCATGCCCAGATAGTCGTTGCCGCACCAGACGGTGATTTCCTTGGTGGAGCCGTCCGGGCGCTTCCAGGTGGCGAGCGGATAGGCGCCCTTCTTGCGTTCGATGTCGATGAACGTGCGGTAACGGCCTTCCTCGTGCAGGCGGTTCAGGGCTTTGTCGAGGGCGGCATCGTAGCGGCTCATCTGGCTCTCCGGGCTCGGGCCTGTCTTCGGACGGCATCTGCGGTGGCGGCACCTTGCAGAGCGTGGGAAGACGCGACCTTGACTTGGGTCAATCGCGGGGCCGGGGAAAGGGGACAAAACGCCGCCCTGCCCCGATGCGGTTCAGTTCTGGATCACCACCGTGCAGTCGGTGACTTCGGGGTTGCGGGCGGCACAATCGGCAAGCGCGGCTTCGACCCCCTTGCCCACGCCCCATCCGCCTGTGCTGGGCGAGATGGCGAAGGCGCCGTCCTTGCGGGGATAGCCGTCCTTGAACCCCTCGGTCGCTTGCGACGAGAGCTGGAAGCCCTTGTCCTTCCAGCCCTTCGGCTGGATCACGGCCGCGACGATGCAGTCGGCCTTGCCCTTCTTCTTCTTGTTGCAGTCGGCGATGGCGAAGGCAGAGGCCGCCTGGATGTCGTGGAAGTTCACGGCCATCGAGCTCGCCTCGGTCAGCGGGCCGTCGTCGGGCGAGATTGCAAAGGCTCCATAATAGGGCTGCGCGGCCCCGACCTGTTGCAGGGCGGTGGCGACATTCGCGGGCAGGTTGGCCTCGGGCAGGACGATCACTTCGGCCTTGCCGGCCGGATAAAGCGCCTTCTTCGCCTTGGACCCGGTTAGCGTTTCGGCAGAGGCCGGAACGGCGAGGGCGGCAAGGCAGACAGCGAGAGCAAGGGTGCGCATGGACGATTCCGCAATCAGATCAAGGAGGATATAGCCGAGCTCCGCGGCACTGGACAGGGGACCAAAGGCTGATAGGGTCCCGCCCGGCGATATGCGGGCGGGATCGCGCCGAAGATTGGGTTCGCCCGCCCGGATCGCAAGAGCCCAGACCCAAGCCGAAGGAGCACCCCATGAGCCTTGCCCCCGTACTTGATCGCATCGACCGCGACCTGCCCGAGTCGCTCGAGCGGCTGATGGGACTGCTGCGCATCCCTTCGATCTCGACCGACCCGGCCTTCAAGGAGGATTGCGCGCGGGCCGCGGACTGGCTGGTGGAGGACCTCAAGGGCCTTGGGTTCGAGGCGGCCTCGGTGCCGACGCCGGGACATCCGATGGTGGTGGCGCAGGGCGGAACGGGCGGGCGGCACCTTCTGTTCTACGGGCATTATGACGTGCAGCCGGTGGACCCGCTGAACCTGTGGCACCGCGATCCCTTCGACCCGGAAATCCAGGACACGCCCAAGGGCAAGGTGATCCGGGCGCGGGGGGCGGCGGATGACAAGGGGCAGCTCATGACCTTCCTGGAGGCGCTGCGTGCCTGGAAGACGGTGAACGGCACCCTGCCCTGCCGGCTGACGATCTTCCTGGAGGGCGAGGAAGAGTCGGGTTCGCCCTCGCTGATCCCCTTCATGCAGGAGCATGCAGCCGAGCTGAAGGCCGACCTGGCGCTGATCTGCGACACCGGGCTGCACGAGGACCGGGTGCCGGCGATCACCACCATGCTGCGCGGGCTTCTGGGGGAAGAGATCACCATCACCGGGCCGGCGATGGACCTGCATTCCGGCGGCTATGGCGGGGCGGCGATCAATCCGATCCGGGTGCTGTCGAAGATCCTGGCGGGGCTGCAAGACGAGAATGGCCGCATCCAGGTGCCGGGCTTCTATGACGATGTGGACGAGCTGCCCGAGGCGATCCGGGCGCAGTGGCAGGCCCTGTCCTTCGATCATGCGAAGTTCCTGGGGGACGTGGGGCTTTCGGTGCCGGCAGGCGAGAAGGACCGCACGCCGCTGGAGATGCTGTGGTCGCGCCCGACAGCCGAGGTGAACGGCATCTGGGGTGGCTATACCGGGGCGGGGTTCAAGACGGTGCTGCCGTCTGAGGCCCATGCCAAGGTGAGCTTCCGGCTGGTCAGCCGGCAGGACCCCGACAAGCTGCGGGCGGCGTTCCGCGACTGGGTGCGGGGGCAGCTGCCGGCGGATTGCAAGGTGGAGTTCCATGGGCATGGCAACAGCCCGGCCGGGGTGATGGAAATTTCGGACCCGGCCTTCGAGGCGGCGCGGGGGGCCCTGACCGAGGAATGGGGGGTGCCGGCGGCCTATGTGGGCTGCGGCGGGTCGATCCCGATTGCGGGGTATTTCAAGACCTACCTGGGGATGGATGCCATGCTGATCGGCTTTGGCCGGGACGATGACCTGATCCATTCGCCCAATGAGAAGTACGATGTGGAGTGCTTCCACAAGGGAATCCGGTCCTGGGCGCGGGTGCTGGACCGGATCGCCAAGGGGTGAGGCGTCCGAGCTCGGACGCTTTCACGAAGTGAATTATTTCAATGGCTTGCCGAAGCGTGTTAACCTGGACTTAAGATTTGCCCGCAAGCGCCGGGCACAGGGACAGCCCCCGGTGAGGGCGGCGGGCTGGCCCTTTCCTGCCGAGCCTGCCAAGCCTGCCGCACATTGGCAGGCCAGAAGGGCCGTGCAGCTACCGGAAAGGGAATGGTCGGGGCGAGAAGATTCGAACTTCCGACCTACGGTACCCAAAACCGTCGCGCTACCAGACTGCGCTACGCCCCGACAGGCCGTTCCTAGCCGCAGGCGCGCGGGAAGGGAAGAACCTATCCCATACTCCGTGGTAAATCTCTGACTTAAACAGTGGAACTCAACCTGCATTTTCCACATGAATCATTGACTTGCAGGGCGACGAGGTTGCGGTTCAAGGACCACCCCTCGGGTGAGCATTTGGACCAAGTCGGTCGGGACGATCGAGATCGCCGGCCGCGACAGGAGGTTCGGGGCACGCGGTGGCTTCCGCGCAAGTCGGCCTGCGGTCGGCAGGCAGGACAAGGGGGTGTCACCGACGGCCTGCGCCTGGCCCTTGATCCCGCCACGCGCCATGGCCGTTCCGTCACGTTCCGAGAATTGAAGACGGTCGTCCCTGACCGCAGGATGTACCCCACCTTTGCCGCCATGTGCCACCATGGACGGCGGCCGACGGGCAAGTGACGGACGCCCGCCCACGCGCCATTGAGAGCAAAGACCCTTGATCTCATGGCCTCACCGGGCGATCCTCAAATGCGAAAACAGGCCACAGGGCGGTTCAGTTTACCTGGACCGGAGACTCTTCCGGGCTGCGTCGGGCCAGTGGGACTCGCGTGGCTTCTTGACTGGAAGCTGTGATCGTCTGGCCGGACCGGCTGCTTGGAGCCATGGAGGTTGCCCGTGGTGACGGGAAAGGGACTTGGACCGGACGGGCCTGGGGCAGAAGGAAGGGTTCACCTTTCCGCCCTGCCGGCGATGGCCCGGCGGTTCATGTCGCGGCTGTCGCGCAGGCTTGCCCGCTCGGCAACCAGCGGACTTGTGCCTCGATACGAGCCTCGGCCGCCCTCTGGGCAGACCGTGGCGGACATATTCGCTGGAAGCTGGAAGTCGCATCTGCCTGGAATCGCGGGCACAGGATCGGCCGAGATGTTCGACGATGCGCGCATCGCCTGGGTCGCCGGGGAACTGCCGGGTGGTCTGGCGGGGCGGTCGGTCTGCGAGATCGGCCCGTTTGAGGGCTACCAGACCCGGCTGCTGAAAGCCCACGGGGCGGGCGAGGTGACTTCGGTTGAGGCCAATACCTTCAACTATCTGAAATGCCTGTGCGTGCGCGAGATCTACGGGTTCGATGCGGACTATCTTCTGGGAGACGGGCCAGGCTACCTTGCGGCCTGCGACCGGCGTTTCGACCTGATCTTCGCCTCGGGCGTCCTTTACCACATGCAGGATCCTCTGGGCTTCCTGTCGGCAGCGGCGGCGCGAACCGACCATCTTTTCCTCTGGACCCACCATTTCCGGCCCGAGCTTCTGGCGCAGGGCCATGCTCAAGCCCAGCATTTCCGACCGGCACAGGACAGGCAGAAAGACTGGCGGGGAAGGAGCGTCCGATTGCACGCGCGCAGCTACCGCATCGCGGACTACCGGACGAACATCCCTGCGTATTGGGAGGGCGGGCAGGAGGACCTGACCTTCTGGCTGGAGCGGGAGGACCTTCTTGCGGTGCTGGCCGACCTTGGGCTGACGAGAATCCGCATCGGCTTTGACGGCGAGATGGAAGGTGCGCTGCCGGTACTGAGCCTGCTTGCCTCTCGCGGCGGATAGGAGTCGGGGCGTCTTCAAGCGGTCCTGACAAGCGGCGGCACAGCTCCTCCTCAGATCTTGTATCGAGGAGGTGCAGAGTTGAAGCTGAAAAGGTCGCTCTTCGCCCATGCAAACGGCCCTGTGGCGGCGCCGGTCCGCGCGGGAATCTCCAAGGATTTCAGAATGGACAGCGACGCGGCGCCTTCTTCAGGATCCAGCGGACCGCAAGATCCGGCTGAGCCGGACCTTTGCTCCCAAGTCCGCCGGGAACTCTGGCTGGGTTGAAGCGATGCCATGGACGCGACCGACGGCAGACGGGAGCGTTTGAACGGGGCCTGGGCCAAAACCTACGGGGCCGCCCGGTCCATTCCCCGAACCCAGACGGCGGCATCACCGGCCAGGAGGGCCGGACAGGAGGGCCGGACAGGCCGGCATTGTCCAGACCCTGACGTGGACGTCCGGGTGCGCTGCCTTTGACAGGGGGCGAGGGGTTGTGACGGAAGCAAACGATAGCGGGCTCTTCGGGAAGGTCCGGGCCATCGCGCGCGTCACAGGTCTTTCCTGCCCCTCGGGTCTTTCCTGCACCTCAGGGGTCGCAAGGCCAGGCGGCCGTGGCCTGGGGTACGAAGGGCGAGCGCAGGACGGCACCTTCGGTGATGCCGAGCGGCGCGGCGAGGCCGCCATTGATTTCCAGCACGAAACGCACGGCCTTGCCGCCTTCGATCAGCGTCTCGTCTTCCGGCTTTGCCTTGGCGTGGACGCGGGTGACGGTGCCGGTTTCGTCGATGAACACCATGTCCAGTGGGATGAGGGTGTTCTTCATCCAGAAGGTCGCCGGCTGGGGCTTGTCATAGACGAAGAGCATTCCCGCCGACTTGGCCATGCTGTCGCGGAACATCAGGCCCCGGGCGCGTTCGTCGGGCGTGTCGGCCACTTCCACATGGAATCGGCTGACCGAGCCAGAGGGGGCGCGCAGTTCCACCTTGTCCGCCGCGCAGGCGTCAGCCAGCGCGGGGGCGGTCGCGAGAAGCGAAAGGATCAGTCCCGCTGACGCGCTGCGGATTCCCATGGCACCACCTGAATGGCCATGCGGCCGCGCTTGCCTTCGATGATGCGCAGCGCCACGGCCTCGCCCGACTGAAGGTCGGCAAGACCGGACTGGCGCAGCACCTCGATATGGATGAACACGTCCTCGGGACGGGCGAAGACATTGGCGAAGCCGAAGCCCTTGGCCTTGTCGAACCATTTGACCCGCGCGGGTTCGAGGGGAAGATTGGCCAGCTCTTCGGGATCGGGGGCGATGTGTTCTTCGCCGGGCGGCGCGGCCAGCGGCGGCGGTTCGATCGAGACCACTTCAAAGGCCTGCACGCCGCGCGGCGTCATATGCGCCTTCACGACGATGCGGGCGCCATCGGCCACCGAGCTTTGGCCGAAGTTCCGAAGCACATTGGCGTGCAAAAGCACGTCTCCGGGCATGTCGTCTGCAACGACAAACCCGAAGCCCTTGGCCGGATCGAACCATTTTACCCGGCCATGCAGCACCTGCACGGCCTTCTCTTCTTCCGTCATCTACGCGCCGATCCCCACAAAGCACGCCTGCGCCATCACATGCCGCGAAGCGTGGGCCGGATTCAAGAGAAATCCTGAACACATGATGGATTACCGTTCGCGAAGCGCGAAAATCATGGGTTGAGTCTGGTGATTTCCCAAGGTTTTTCAATGCCTTCACGACGCCAGCGGAAACGGTCGTGCAGACGGAAGGCGCCGTCGGCCCAGAATTCGATCTCGACCGGTTGCAGGCGGAAGCCGCCCCAGAACGGCGGGCGCGGCGGGTTCGGACCCTTGGCGGCGGTGATCTTCGCCACCTCTGCCATCAGCGCGGCGCGCGACGAAAGGGGCTGCGACTGCTGGCTGGCCCAGGCGCCCAGCCGGCTTTTCAGGCTGCGGCTGGCGTAATACGCATCGGCCTGCGGCCCCTCCTCGCGCGAGGTGAGGCCACGCACGCGGATCTGGCGGCGCAGCGACTTCCAATGCATCACGAAGGCGGCCTTGCCGGCCTGTTCGATCTCGGCCGCCTTGGCCGACCCGTAGTTGGTGTAGAACACGAAGGCGCCGCCGCCGGGGCCTTCGACCTCGATCTCCTTCAGCAGCACCATGCGGGCGTTGGGCAGGCCCGAGGCATCGACCGTGGCCAGAGCGATGGCATTGGGATCGTTCGGCTCGGAGGCTTCTGCCTCGGCCAACCAGTCGCGCGCCAGTTGAAACGGGTTATCGCCCGCGAAGATACCGCCCCTGTCCATCGGCCAGCCCCTTGATGTTGTGTCAAACCGGCCCGTGCCGCCCTTGATGGAGCCTGCCGGATCGCCTACACGTCACTGTCAAAACCGCAAGGTGGGCGAGGGAAGCGGAATGTCAACGGGACTGATGAAGGGGAAGCGCGGGCTTGTCATGGGCCTTGCGAACGACAAGTCCATCGCCTGGGGCATCGCGAAAGCCTGTGCCGACGCGGGGGCGGAAATGGCGTTTTCGTACCAGGGCGAGGCGCTGAAGAAGCGGGTCGAGCCGCTGGTCGCCTCGATCGGCATGAGCGAGATCATCGAATGCGACGTCGGCTCGGAAGAGTCGATGGACGCGGTCTTTGCCCGGCTGAAGGAAATCTGGGGGTCGATTGACTTTCTGGTTCATGCCATCGGATTTTCCGACAAGAACGAACTGCGCGGCCGCTATGTCGAGACGAGCCGCCAGAATTTCCTGATGTCGATGGACATCTCGGTCTATTCCTTCACGGCGGTCTGCCAGCGGGCGGCGGCGATGATGAACCCCGGCGGGTCGCTTCTGACGCTGACCTATTACGGCGCCGAGAAGGTCATGCCGCATTACAACGTGATGGGCCTGTGCAAGGCGGCGCTGGAATGTTCGGTGAAATACATCGCCGAGGATCTGGGCAAGGACGGCATCCGCGTGAACGCGATCAGCGCGGGGCCGATCAAGACTCTGGCCGCCAGCGGCATCGGCGATTTCCGTTACATCATGCGCTGGAACGAGCTGAACTCGCCCCTGCGGCGCAACGTCACGCAGGAAGAGGTGGGCAAGGCGGCGCTGTACCTGCTGTCGGATCTGGGCTCGGGCACCACCGGGGAATGCCTGCATGTGGATGCGGGTTATCATGTGGTGGGCATGAAGGCGATCGACGCGCCGGACATCGACATCGTGACCGGCAAGAAAGAGGGCGGGCAGTGAGCCTTGCCGCCTTTCTGGCGGCCTGGGCGCTGCATCTGGTGGCGGCGGCCTCGCCGGGGCCGGCGATCCTGATGTCGGCCCGGACCGGGGTGACGGAGGGCTTTCGCACCGGGCTTTTCCTGGCGATGGGTCTGGGCCTGGGCGCCGTGATCTGGGCGGTGGCGGCGCTGTTCGGCCTTGCGGTTCTGTTCCAGGTGGCGCCGGCGTTGCTGTGGGGGTTCAAGATCGCAGGCGGTCTGTTCCTTCTGTGGATCGCGCTTTCGATGTGGCGCCATGCTCCGGAGCCTTTGGCCACGCCCACCGAGGGCGATGTGCCGCGCGGGGCGCTGTCGGCCTTGTGGCTGGGCATTGCCACGCAGCTGGCCAACCCGAAGCCTGCCGTGTTCTTCGGCGCTGTCTTCGTGGGCACGGTGCCGCCGGGGACGAGCTGGCCCTGGCTGGCGGCGCTGCTGGTGGCGGTGTTCCTGAACGAAGTGGCCTGCAACACGCTGGTGGCGCGGCTCTTTTCGTTCGACGGCCCGCGCCGGGCCTATGCGCGCATGAAGACCGGGATCGACCGCAGTTTTGGCGGCATCCTTGCGATACTTGGCCTGAAGATCGCCGTTAGCTGAGAGGTTCTGCCCATGTCGTCCGACCGCCTGCCACATGAAAAGGGGTTCCATGTCAGCTGGGACCAGATCCACCGGGACAGCCGGGCGCTGGCCTGGCGGCTGGACGGGCGGGGGCCGGATGGCGGGGCCTGGAAGGCGGTGGTGGGGATCACGCGCGGCGGGCTGGTACCGGCGGCGATCGTGTGCCGCGAGCTGGACATCCGCGTGATCGACACGATCAGTGTGAAATCCTACAACCACCAGAGCCAGGTGGAGGCCCGCGTCATCAAGGCGCCGCAGGCCGAGCTGATGGGCGACGGGACGGGCATCCTGATCGTGGACGACCTGGTGGACAGTGGCAAGACGCTGGAACTGGTGCGGCGGCTGTATCCCAAGGCGCATTTCGCCACGGTCTATGCCAAGCCGCAGGGCAAGCCGCAGGTCGACACCTATGTGACCGAGGTGAGCCAGGATACCTGGATCTTCTTCCCCTGGGACATGGCGCTGCAATACGTCCAGCCGTTCCGCGGCCGGGACTGATGGGCTCGCCGCGCCGCGCGCAGGTATTGCACGAGGCGTTCGAGCTGAGCCTGGGCGTTAAGGCGGCCACGGCGGTGGCGGAACTGCTGGCCGGGCTGGCGCTGTGGGCGGTGCCGCATGGGGAGTTTGCCCTGGCGGCTGGGTGGATTTCTGGCCACGAGCTTTCGGTGCCGACGGCGGACCGGATCGCCGCGGCGCTGATGCGCGCGGCGGAGGGGTTCTCGATCCAGTCGCAGCAGTTCTTTGCGCTGTATCTGGCGAGCCACGGGCTGGTGAAGCTGGCAGTGGTGGCGGCGCTGTGGCGCGGCTATCTCTGGGCCTATCCGCTGGCATTGGCGGTGATGGCGCTGTTCATCCTGTATCAGTTGTACCGGCTGAGCCTGGGGATGTCCTGGCCGCTGGTGGGGCTGACGCTGTTCGACCTGATCGTGGTGGCGCTGATCTGGACCGAGTACCAAGCAAGAGAAGCCACCATCGCCAAGGGAGCCTGACATGCTGAATCCGTTGAACCCCGCCATGGCCGCGACCTTTCCGCCCCCGGTGATGGAGGCGCGGCGCTGGATCCAGGGGGTGGTGTTTCCGGCGGAGCGGCCCTTGATCAACGTGAGCCAGGCCGCGCCGGTGGAGGTGCCGCCCGAGGGGTTGCGGCGGGCGATTGCCGAAGCCGCGCTGAACAATCCCGACGCGCATCTGTACGGGCCCGTACTGGGCCTGCCGGCGCTGCGCGCCGAGATCGCGGCGCAGTGGTCGGCGAGCTATGGCGGCGAGATCGCGGCGGGCCAGGTGGCGATCACCCAGGGCTGCAACCAGGCGTTCTGCGCTGTGCTGTCCACCCTGGCGGGTGCAGGGGACGAGGTGATCCTGCCGACGCCCTGGTATTTCAACCACAAGATGTGGTGCGACATGGCGGGCGTGAGGGCGGTGCCCCTGCCCTGCGGTCCGGGCCTGATCCCCGAGGCCGAGGCGGCGGCGCGGCTGATCGGCCCGCGCACCCGCGCGCTGATACTGGTGAGCCCGAACAACCCCGGCGGGGCGGAGTATCCGGCGGAGACCCTGGCGGCCTTCCGTGACCTGGCGCGGGAGCGGGGGCTGGCGCTGATCGTGGACGAGACCTACCGGGATTTCGACAGCCGCTCAGGCAGGTCGCATGACCTGTTCGCCGATCCGGACTGGGCGGATGTGTTCATCCACCTTTACTCCTTCTCGAAAGCCTACCGGCTGACCGGGCACCGCGTGGGCGCCATCGTGGCCAGTGCCGAACGGCTGGCCGAGGTGGAAAAGTTTCTCGACACGGTGGCGATCTGCCCCGGACAGCTGGGGCAGATCGGGGCCTTGTGGGGGATGCAGAACCTGGGCCAGTGGGTTGCAGGCGAGCGGGCCGAGATCCTGTCGCGCCGCGCCGCACTGGTGGAGGGGTTCGCCAGGCTTCCCGGCTGGCGGCTTCTGGGCTGTGGCGCCTATTTCGCCTATGCCGAGCATCCGTTTTCGGATGCGTCGGACGTGGTGGCGAAGCGGCTGGTGCAGGAGGCGGGCGTGCTGATGCTGCCGGGCACGATGTTCCAGCCCGAGGAGGCGCCCGAGGGCAAGCGGCAGATGCGGATTGCCTTTGCCAATGTGGACCGGGCCGGGATTGCGGCGCTGGTGGCGCGGCTGGCGGCCTTGCCGGTGCGCTGAGGCGGCTGGTTCCGGGAGGCTCATCTTCCAGAAGCCCCCCTCCCCTGCCCCTCCCCCCTCCCCTGCCCCTCCCCACGAGGGGGAGGGAAGGCGCGAGCGACCGTCTTGGGCGCATTCCCCGTCAGCAAGGCACCAGACCGCGGCACTTGCCCGCCCCGGCAATGCACCTTAGAGAAGCGCAACAGTTCCAGCCAGCCCGAGGCCGATCCCGATGGCAAATCCGCCGAACGACCCCGATGCGATGAAAAAGAAGGGCGGCAAGGTTTCGCACTTCTTTGTCTACGGGATCCTTGCCCTGTCCTTCGTGGGCCTTGGCGGATATGGCGTGACGAACTTCTCGTCGAACAACCAGGCCGTCGGGGCGGTTGGCGACCAGGAGATCAGCGCGCAGGATTATTTCAACGCCGTGCGGCAGGAAATGAACGCCTTTTCCAGCCAGATCGGCTCGCCCGTGACCTTCGAGATGGCGCAGCAGATCGGGCTGGACCAGCGCGCGCTGCAATCCCTGGTCGGGCGCACGGCGCTGGATGCAGAGGCGGCGCGGATCGGGCTTTCGGTGGGCGATGCCACCGTAGCGCAGGCGATCATGAAGATCCCTGCCTTCCAGGGGGCCGGCGGCACCTTTGACCGGGACGCCTACAAGTTCACGCTTCAGCAGAACAACCTGACCGAGCCGGACTTCGAGGCGAGCATCCGCAAGGACGAGGCGCGCACCGTGCTGCAGGGCGCCATCGTTGGCGGCTTTGCCGCGCCCGAGGCCGCGACGAAGGCCATGGCCGATTGGGTGGGCGAACGGCGCGACATCACCGTGCTGCGCCTGAACGAGCTGGACCTGGCCGCACCGCCGCCCGAAGCCTCGGACGAGGAGCTGAAGGCGTTCTACGACGCCAACATCGACAAGTTCACCAAGCCCGAGGCCAAGCGCATCACCTTTGCGGCGCTGTTCCCCGAGACGCTGGCGCCATCGATGCCGGT from Neotabrizicola shimadae includes:
- the fabI gene encoding enoyl-ACP reductase FabI — translated: MSTGLMKGKRGLVMGLANDKSIAWGIAKACADAGAEMAFSYQGEALKKRVEPLVASIGMSEIIECDVGSEESMDAVFARLKEIWGSIDFLVHAIGFSDKNELRGRYVETSRQNFLMSMDISVYSFTAVCQRAAAMMNPGGSLLTLTYYGAEKVMPHYNVMGLCKAALECSVKYIAEDLGKDGIRVNAISAGPIKTLAASGIGDFRYIMRWNELNSPLRRNVTQEEVGKAALYLLSDLGSGTTGECLHVDAGYHVVGMKAIDAPDIDIVTGKKEGGQ
- a CDS encoding DUF192 domain-containing protein produces the protein MGIRSASAGLILSLLATAPALADACAADKVELRAPSGSVSRFHVEVADTPDERARGLMFRDSMAKSAGMLFVYDKPQPATFWMKNTLIPLDMVFIDETGTVTRVHAKAKPEDETLIEGGKAVRFVLEINGGLAAPLGITEGAVLRSPFVPQATAAWPCDP
- a CDS encoding M20/M25/M40 family metallo-hydrolase yields the protein MSLAPVLDRIDRDLPESLERLMGLLRIPSISTDPAFKEDCARAADWLVEDLKGLGFEAASVPTPGHPMVVAQGGTGGRHLLFYGHYDVQPVDPLNLWHRDPFDPEIQDTPKGKVIRARGAADDKGQLMTFLEALRAWKTVNGTLPCRLTIFLEGEEESGSPSLIPFMQEHAAELKADLALICDTGLHEDRVPAITTMLRGLLGEEITITGPAMDLHSGGYGGAAINPIRVLSKILAGLQDENGRIQVPGFYDDVDELPEAIRAQWQALSFDHAKFLGDVGLSVPAGEKDRTPLEMLWSRPTAEVNGIWGGYTGAGFKTVLPSEAHAKVSFRLVSRQDPDKLRAAFRDWVRGQLPADCKVEFHGHGNSPAGVMEISDPAFEAARGALTEEWGVPAAYVGCGGSIPIAGYFKTYLGMDAMLIGFGRDDDLIHSPNEKYDVECFHKGIRSWARVLDRIAKG
- a CDS encoding 5-aminolevulic acid synthase: MRTLALAVCLAALAVPASAETLTGSKAKKALYPAGKAEVIVLPEANLPANVATALQQVGAAQPYYGAFAISPDDGPLTEASSMAVNFHDIQAASAFAIADCNKKKKGKADCIVAAVIQPKGWKDKGFQLSSQATEGFKDGYPRKDGAFAISPSTGGWGVGKGVEAALADCAARNPEVTDCTVVIQN
- a CDS encoding cold-shock protein; this encodes MTEEEKAVQVLHGRVKWFDPAKGFGFVVADDMPGDVLLHANVLRNFGQSSVADGARIVVKAHMTPRGVQAFEVVSIEPPPLAAPPGEEHIAPDPEELANLPLEPARVKWFDKAKGFGFANVFARPEDVFIHIEVLRQSGLADLQSGEAVALRIIEGKRGRMAIQVVPWESAARQRD
- the gpt gene encoding xanthine phosphoribosyltransferase, which translates into the protein MSSDRLPHEKGFHVSWDQIHRDSRALAWRLDGRGPDGGAWKAVVGITRGGLVPAAIVCRELDIRVIDTISVKSYNHQSQVEARVIKAPQAELMGDGTGILIVDDLVDSGKTLELVRRLYPKAHFATVYAKPQGKPQVDTYVTEVSQDTWIFFPWDMALQYVQPFRGRD
- the pdxH gene encoding pyridoxamine 5'-phosphate oxidase; its protein translation is MDRGGIFAGDNPFQLARDWLAEAEASEPNDPNAIALATVDASGLPNARMVLLKEIEVEGPGGGAFVFYTNYGSAKAAEIEQAGKAAFVMHWKSLRRQIRVRGLTSREEGPQADAYYASRSLKSRLGAWASQQSQPLSSRAALMAEVAKITAAKGPNPPRPPFWGGFRLQPVEIEFWADGAFRLHDRFRWRREGIEKPWEITRLNP
- a CDS encoding DUF2127 domain-containing protein produces the protein MGSPRRAQVLHEAFELSLGVKAATAVAELLAGLALWAVPHGEFALAAGWISGHELSVPTADRIAAALMRAAEGFSIQSQQFFALYLASHGLVKLAVVAALWRGYLWAYPLALAVMALFILYQLYRLSLGMSWPLVGLTLFDLIVVALIWTEYQAREATIAKGA
- a CDS encoding class I SAM-dependent methyltransferase, whose translation is MFDDARIAWVAGELPGGLAGRSVCEIGPFEGYQTRLLKAHGAGEVTSVEANTFNYLKCLCVREIYGFDADYLLGDGPGYLAACDRRFDLIFASGVLYHMQDPLGFLSAAAARTDHLFLWTHHFRPELLAQGHAQAQHFRPAQDRQKDWRGRSVRLHARSYRIADYRTNIPAYWEGGQEDLTFWLEREDLLAVLADLGLTRIRIGFDGEMEGALPVLSLLASRGG
- the hemA gene encoding 5-aminolevulinate synthase codes for the protein MSRYDAALDKALNRLHEEGRYRTFIDIERKKGAYPLATWKRPDGSTKEITVWCGNDYLGMGQHPVVLSAMHEALDATGAGSGGTRNISGTTLYHKALEAELADLHGKEAALVFGSAYIANDATLSTLRTLLPGLIIYSDALNHASMIEGVRRGGGEKRIFRHNDVAHLRELLAADDPAAPKLIAFESIYSMDGDFGPIAAICDAAEEFGALTYIDEVHAVGMYGPRGAGVAERDGQMHRIDIINATLAKAYGVFGGYIAASAKMVDAVRSYAPGFIFTTSLPPAIAAGAAASVRHLKTAQHLRDGQQLNARILKMRLKGLGLPIIDHGSHIVPVHVGNPIHCKMLSDMLLEDHGIYVQPINFPTVPRGTERLRFTPSPVHGADHIDRLVKAMDALWQHCALNRAEASA
- a CDS encoding LysE family translocator, which gives rise to MSLAAFLAAWALHLVAAASPGPAILMSARTGVTEGFRTGLFLAMGLGLGAVIWAVAALFGLAVLFQVAPALLWGFKIAGGLFLLWIALSMWRHAPEPLATPTEGDVPRGALSALWLGIATQLANPKPAVFFGAVFVGTVPPGTSWPWLAALLVAVFLNEVACNTLVARLFSFDGPRRAYARMKTGIDRSFGGILAILGLKIAVS
- a CDS encoding aminotransferase; protein product: MLNPLNPAMAATFPPPVMEARRWIQGVVFPAERPLINVSQAAPVEVPPEGLRRAIAEAALNNPDAHLYGPVLGLPALRAEIAAQWSASYGGEIAAGQVAITQGCNQAFCAVLSTLAGAGDEVILPTPWYFNHKMWCDMAGVRAVPLPCGPGLIPEAEAAARLIGPRTRALILVSPNNPGGAEYPAETLAAFRDLARERGLALIVDETYRDFDSRSGRSHDLFADPDWADVFIHLYSFSKAYRLTGHRVGAIVASAERLAEVEKFLDTVAICPGQLGQIGALWGMQNLGQWVAGERAEILSRRAALVEGFARLPGWRLLGCGAYFAYAEHPFSDASDVVAKRLVQEAGVLMLPGTMFQPEEAPEGKRQMRIAFANVDRAGIAALVARLAALPVR